A genomic window from Paenibacillus sp. FSL K6-0276 includes:
- a CDS encoding GNAT family N-acetyltransferase: protein MLSQNVAVERSIGVSIDGDRCSLQFLYKHGYYISYSSFIMEREGVPLPESNISVRQYEDDDYEICHNICEIAFYQMHERVGILPSYYYPPNETERKRFSEDRNNRFVMLIDGEIVAVGIIDGFELSHVSVRPDLQSRGYGRTFISFLVNEIVRRGGKIVTLGVVKGNPAIKLYKSLGFKEKSLNHWVTKYYKPDTRLSRPPSDIYPKMTR from the coding sequence ATGCTTTCCCAAAACGTAGCAGTAGAACGTTCGATAGGTGTCTCTATAGATGGCGACCGTTGTTCTCTGCAATTTTTATATAAGCATGGTTATTACATAAGTTATTCATCCTTTATCATGGAGCGTGAAGGTGTACCTCTTCCTGAAAGTAATATTTCTGTCAGGCAATACGAAGATGATGATTATGAAATATGCCATAACATTTGCGAAATAGCTTTTTACCAAATGCATGAACGCGTGGGGATTCTTCCGTCTTACTATTATCCTCCTAACGAAACGGAGCGAAAGAGATTCTCCGAAGATAGAAACAATAGATTCGTGATGCTTATCGACGGTGAAATAGTGGCAGTCGGTATTATTGACGGTTTTGAACTGAGTCATGTATCCGTTCGCCCAGATCTTCAATCACGAGGATACGGCAGAACTTTTATTTCATTTCTTGTAAATGAAATTGTACGAAGGGGTGGGAAAATCGTGACCCTCGGGGTTGTGAAAGGCAATCCAGCAATAAAATTGTATAAGAGTCTTGGTTTCAAAGAAAAGTCATTAAACCATTGGGTAACAAAATATTACAAACCGGACACTCGATTGAGCAGACCACCTAGCGATATATATCCTAAAATGACTCGTTGA
- a CDS encoding AAA family ATPase, with protein MNKGRIVFLNGVTSSGKTSIVDALQLKSHEFFYVVANDLFEEMIGERYLREDYWKYLSEAIIMMYHTAKLFSDHGKNILIDGIMVDRSELKPHYEKVKNIFSGYPLYIVEVFCPLDICRQRNIARGNRTEDQSDWQHKVMEKDIQYNCTVNTHLNTSEECADLILKSIFED; from the coding sequence ATGAACAAAGGTAGAATCGTATTTTTAAACGGTGTTACGAGTTCTGGAAAAACATCAATAGTAGATGCTTTACAATTAAAATCGCACGAATTTTTTTATGTTGTTGCCAATGACCTTTTTGAAGAAATGATAGGTGAACGTTATCTTCGTGAAGATTATTGGAAGTATTTAAGTGAAGCAATTATCATGATGTATCATACAGCCAAATTATTTTCTGACCATGGTAAAAATATACTTATTGATGGCATTATGGTAGACCGATCTGAGTTGAAACCACATTATGAAAAAGTGAAGAATATATTTTCTGGGTACCCATTATACATTGTTGAAGTGTTCTGCCCGTTAGACATTTGCCGTCAGAGAAATATTGCACGAGGAAATAGAACCGAAGACCAATCTGATTGGCAACACAAAGTCATGGAAAAAGATATCCAGTATAATTGTACTGTCAACACACATTTAAACACTTCCGAAGAATGCGCAGATTTGATTTTAAAAAGTATATTTGAAGATTAG
- the murF gene encoding UDP-N-acetylmuramoyl-tripeptide--D-alanyl-D-alanine ligase, with protein MMISHKLKAIEQMAEGDGLSQEFEELLIQGVSIDSRTVKPGNLFIPIIRNLDGHDYVKEAISKGAMASFWQKDHPNPPIHLPLIFVDDCLQSLQNLATNYRKKLLVKVIGVTGSNGKTTTKEMLSSVLQTKYRVHKTAGNLNSQVGAPLTILGIDRDAEVAVIEMGMSERGQIDQLTQITQPDLAVITMIGVSHLSSLGSREEIAAAKLEIVNGLQNGGCLVYNGDEPLLAKGLENIQKNTSILTISFGEGKLNDIKFENAVTNSDGSYFSVGDSEFSIPLLGAHNITNALATIAIASKLGLNSTEINEGFRSLKMPDMRMEKIDSPLGFTIINDAWNASPVSVSAAIKTFQELTGYNRKHLVIGDMLELGDQEKVFHREIGRDLDSDKIHYLYTIGALSSLIALEAEKRFPMGTVQTFLDKMELAKVLKNKVKKNDVILLKASRRIQLDSILPILMQ; from the coding sequence ATGATGATTTCTCATAAACTAAAAGCAATAGAACAAATGGCTGAAGGTGATGGATTATCTCAAGAGTTTGAGGAACTTTTGATTCAAGGAGTGTCTATCGATTCCAGAACAGTAAAGCCAGGTAATCTATTTATTCCAATTATAAGAAATTTAGACGGTCATGATTATGTTAAAGAAGCAATATCAAAAGGAGCAATGGCATCTTTTTGGCAGAAGGATCATCCAAACCCGCCTATTCATTTGCCGCTAATCTTTGTAGATGATTGCTTGCAATCTTTGCAAAACTTAGCAACTAATTATCGAAAAAAACTTTTAGTCAAAGTAATTGGTGTTACAGGTAGCAATGGAAAGACAACTACAAAAGAGATGCTCAGTTCAGTCTTACAAACAAAATATCGGGTTCATAAGACCGCAGGGAATTTAAACAGTCAGGTAGGTGCTCCATTAACGATTTTGGGTATAGATAGGGATGCCGAAGTTGCAGTAATTGAGATGGGGATGAGTGAAAGAGGTCAAATTGATCAATTAACTCAAATTACCCAACCAGATTTAGCTGTTATTACAATGATTGGTGTTTCCCACCTATCTAGCCTCGGTTCTAGAGAAGAAATAGCCGCAGCAAAATTAGAAATTGTGAATGGTTTACAGAATGGTGGGTGTCTTGTCTACAATGGTGATGAGCCCTTGTTAGCAAAGGGACTCGAAAATATACAAAAAAACACCTCAATATTAACCATTAGTTTCGGTGAAGGGAAATTAAATGACATTAAATTTGAAAATGCAGTAACTAACTCCGACGGTTCCTATTTTTCTGTAGGTGATAGTGAATTTTCTATACCACTTCTCGGTGCACACAATATTACAAATGCACTTGCCACAATTGCAATTGCTTCAAAACTGGGCTTGAATTCAACAGAGATTAATGAAGGTTTTCGTTCTTTAAAAATGCCGGATATGAGAATGGAGAAGATTGATTCTCCTTTGGGATTTACAATAATCAATGATGCATGGAATGCTAGCCCAGTTTCAGTGAGCGCAGCAATAAAAACTTTTCAAGAACTAACTGGTTATAACAGAAAGCACTTAGTAATAGGTGACATGCTCGAACTTGGTGACCAAGAAAAGGTGTTTCATCGAGAAATTGGCAGAGACCTTGATTCAGATAAAATTCATTATTTATATACAATCGGTGCTCTAAGTAGCCTTATTGCTTTAGAAGCCGAAAAGCGATTTCCAATGGGTACTGTACAAACATTTTTGGATAAAATGGAGTTGGCTAAAGTATTAAAAAATAAGGTTAAGAAAAATGATGTAATCTTGCTAAAGGCATCAAGGAGAATACAACTCGACTCAATCCTGCCGATATTAATGCAGTAA
- a CDS encoding helix-turn-helix domain-containing protein has product MNNFNSFECVVEYLENIIPCSDEVDYSVISKIAGCPAPLFQRIFVYITGITINEYLRRRRLTLAGYDIRNSSGKIIDIAMKYGFNSHAAFTRAFKEHHKVSPSSIRKVGEQLNDYPRTSFTNIRIVGGKRIMAELKKIEYVEFRACKIVGMMKMTSFQKAGEECWGSAFKEGVFDRIQEIERWICKDIDDYIGLGHMSKFVGKDNFQYIIDKFVELDAPVPEKMYSENISAGTVAKIWIEANNLNDIIDSAYLICSEAVEKTGYKIDFENFYWCDVYTYDRFSRPLEKGRKIILDYLLPVIKDE; this is encoded by the coding sequence ATGAATAACTTTAATTCTTTTGAGTGTGTAGTGGAATACCTGGAGAATATTATACCTTGCTCAGATGAAGTTGATTATAGTGTCATTTCTAAGATTGCAGGTTGTCCTGCTCCCTTATTTCAGCGTATTTTTGTGTATATTACCGGAATTACTATTAATGAGTATTTGAGGAGACGTCGATTAACGTTGGCGGGCTATGATATCAGAAATAGCAGTGGGAAAATTATTGACATTGCTATGAAATATGGTTTCAATTCCCATGCTGCTTTTACAAGAGCATTCAAAGAGCACCACAAGGTTTCACCTTCTAGTATTAGAAAGGTTGGAGAACAGCTTAATGATTATCCTCGCACCTCCTTTACAAATATTAGAATTGTAGGAGGAAAACGAATTATGGCAGAGCTTAAAAAAATCGAGTATGTAGAATTTAGAGCTTGTAAAATTGTAGGTATGATGAAAATGACTTCGTTTCAAAAGGCTGGAGAAGAGTGCTGGGGTTCAGCATTTAAGGAAGGCGTTTTTGACAGAATTCAAGAAATTGAAAGATGGATTTGCAAAGATATTGATGATTATATTGGACTTGGGCATATGAGTAAATTTGTTGGAAAAGATAATTTCCAATATATCATAGATAAATTTGTAGAACTTGATGCACCTGTTCCAGAAAAAATGTATTCAGAAAATATATCCGCAGGAACAGTTGCTAAAATATGGATAGAAGCCAATAACCTTAACGATATTATTGATAGTGCATACTTAATTTGTTCCGAAGCGGTCGAGAAAACAGGATACAAAATTGATTTTGAAAACTTTTATTGGTGTGATGTCTACACATACGATAGATTTAGCAGACCGCTAGAAAAAGGACGGAAAATTATTCTTGATTATTTGTTGCCTGTAATCAAAGATGAATAG
- a CDS encoding methyltransferase domain-containing protein: MKVIIGAGQTKYDGWLSTQVDELNLLSVESWYKLSEPESIDALLAEHVWEHLTYEEGIMAAKHCYQFLKPGGYIRCAVPDKNFRNDWYQQMVQVGGPGPADHPAATHKIVYNAKTFVSVFEMAGFEVTLLEYCDENGDFHFIYWNEVDGRIGRSFRFDTRNSIKGLGMVSIIIDAKKPLVIRDKT, from the coding sequence ATGAAAGTGATTATTGGAGCAGGACAGACAAAATATGATGGTTGGCTAAGTACGCAGGTGGATGAGTTGAATTTACTATCTGTAGAAAGTTGGTACAAATTATCTGAACCAGAGAGTATTGATGCGCTCTTGGCTGAGCACGTGTGGGAACATTTAACCTATGAGGAAGGGATTATGGCTGCCAAGCATTGTTATCAATTTTTAAAACCTGGTGGGTACATTCGTTGTGCCGTTCCCGATAAAAACTTCCGTAACGATTGGTATCAACAGATGGTTCAAGTCGGTGGTCCTGGACCAGCGGATCATCCGGCAGCAACTCATAAAATAGTTTATAATGCTAAAACATTTGTATCAGTATTTGAAATGGCAGGATTTGAAGTAACGCTGTTAGAGTATTGTGACGAGAACGGAGATTTTCATTTTATATACTGGAATGAAGTGGATGGAAGGATAGGTAGATCGTTTCGGTTCGATACAAGAAATTCGATTAAAGGATTAGGGATGGTATCCATTATTATAGATGCAAAAAAACCATTGGTAATAAGAGATAAGACCTAA
- a CDS encoding GNAT family protein gives MLTIELHTERLHLRKMKVSDSPSLFKIWSDPEVTKFMNINCFTDENQAKDMIKLLDEFSQDNKAIRFSIIEMDSNEIIGSCGFNFLDYENAKAEIGYDIAKAFWGRGYASEAICALLDYAFSSLKLNRIEAKVEPENVNSVKVLQKLNFTFEGTLRQSERVDGRFNDLNMYSKLITD, from the coding sequence ATGTTAACTATAGAGTTACACACAGAACGATTACATTTAAGAAAAATGAAGGTATCGGACTCGCCTAGTTTGTTTAAAATTTGGTCTGATCCAGAGGTTACCAAGTTCATGAATATTAATTGTTTCACTGATGAGAATCAGGCAAAAGATATGATTAAACTTCTCGATGAATTTTCTCAAGATAACAAAGCTATTCGTTTCTCCATAATTGAAATGGATTCCAATGAAATCATAGGTTCTTGTGGTTTCAATTTCTTAGATTATGAAAACGCAAAAGCGGAAATTGGATATGACATTGCTAAAGCATTTTGGGGAAGAGGATACGCTTCAGAAGCAATCTGTGCTTTGTTAGATTATGCATTCTCATCTTTAAAGCTAAATCGAATCGAAGCAAAAGTGGAACCCGAAAACGTGAATTCAGTGAAAGTCTTACAGAAGCTGAACTTTACGTTTGAAGGAACACTAAGACAGTCTGAAAGAGTAGACGGGAGGTTTAACGATCTCAATATGTATTCCAAATTAATAACAGATTGA